The genomic region ACTACAATGGTAGGCcaaacaaaatttacatttttcttCTTCATATTGCTATATAAAATTCCTTTATATCGCCCCATTGggacatatatatttttatcatttaacgTTTAATGGCTGACTAAACCTAGCCGGGGTGTTATGTCCATTTATGCAAACCTTACTCTGTAAGATCACTTTACCATTTAACACGCACTTGACGTTTGTTATAGAAgaactaaacagctgtatgatgcagttaaATTAATTCTGTCTCTATTGTATCAAACTCACAATTTGCATCGAAAGGTGATACTATTATGTCTTCTTTCAATCATTTTAAGAAAGTTCCATtagaaaaatattcaaattcatttatctACCATTTTTCAGGAAGGAGATATAACACGATATGAAGCGTTTGCAGCTTATCACTCTGGGGACACTCAGTTTACTGCTCACGGAGGATGCAACTTCCCTGGGTGGCATAGGATTTACCTTCTCATGTACGTATTTAAGATTTATCTATCATGTACGTATTTAAATACTTCTTTAATTCATAAAGATACATTATTAATGAGTGTTCTTTTTATTAGGATCTTTTTAATAAAATCGAATGAGCTACAAGACGTCAGGTTATGACGTGATATTTAGATTGATCAgatgttgttttatcatttaaagTACCTGCCTTATCTTCAGGAGAGAAACAAACGTATTTGTGGGTGACATCCAAAACAATGTTTATCTCTTATTTTTGTTTCTGACCATTGTGATTTTGTagtaatataaaacaattgatTACAGGTTTGAAGAGGCGCTTAATATTGAGGAACCGGGGCTGGGTGGTATTCCTTACTGGGATTCAACGCTTGACTTCTATTTAGGCCCATTTGCGCGTAATTCCATTATGTGGTCAGGAGAATTCGCAGGAAACGGAAACGGAACCGTGACACAGGGATCGTTTGCCGGACCTACTTCCGAAAACGATCTTATGCGTAACGTAGGACTCTCAGGACAATTGCTTTCTGAAGACGATGTAAAAAACATTACAAGAAGAACAAGGTTTGGAGAAATCTGCGGAAACGCTGAACCTGAGTCTGATATCGAGTTTAAACATGGTCCGGTACATATCTTTGTAGATGGACAAATGGGGGTCATACGCACAGCTGCATTAGACCCTGTATTTTTTCTTCATCACGCATTTGTAGATTTTATTTGGGAAATGTTTAGAGAAAACTCAGAAAGCCATGGCGTAgatattgaaacagactatcCACAAGAATTTGGAGATATATTCCATGCTCCGGATGTAAGACTTGATTTAGAGCCGTCTCTTTTTGTCATAGACTCACTGCAAAAGCGTTTTAAAGCCGGATATCGCTATGCTCCCCGACCAACTTGTGATGTTGAACTATGGACCTGTCATAGCAAATGGCTTAAATGCATTAACCATCCCACAGCTGGACCGAGATGTGTGCCAATTTTGATAGGAGAAGAACCAGTAGTAATTTCTACAACTACAACTACaaccactaccaccactacaACAACTACCACTCCAAGTACAACATCAACTACAACTACACCTTCCACCACGACCACTCCAACCACAACTACCCCCACAACCACAACGAAACGCCCAGATTGCCCCACTCTACCACCAAATCCTCATCCACCTTACCAGCCTCCTCGCCGTGATTATGACATTGATGATGGACTTAGAATCTTACCAACTCAGAACACATTCGGGGTCAATGGAGACTATGATACAGATCACTGGATGTACCTACCAGTAAGAATAACGGTTAGGAGGCCGAACGACTATAAAGCTTATCGCTCGTATCCAGTTAAAAAGGGCAAAGTTCAACAAGGTGGCAACGATGTATATTCTCCACAGCCACCACCGACTGAGGGAGAGAAAAAAGCATATAATAACATTGATCCAGGACAGCCAAAACGCTACGAACACTGTCAAACTTCCAAAAGTGGAGCTGGAGTTGTCTATGTTCAAACTGACGGCATTAGCTATGAGGGAAAATACATCGAATATGCTGTTGTTGATAATCGACTTGCAATTTCAGTGGCATTAGCCTATGTAGCAGTGAAAGATCCCAAACAAGGAATGTCAGAAGTCTTATTCACAGCTTACGATAACTGTGGAAGAGTTTGCCATCCATCGTGTTTAAATATGGACACGAGGCAGTATGAAAGATGTACCGGTGCAATGCGAATTACTAATCCAAGCTATATGTATACAAATGGCAGCTCTTATGGAGAATCGGTTGAGAAAGTTTGGAAGATTGGTAATGAATGTCCGCAGTTTAAAACTGACAATATCCACCTATCATTCTTCTGTGATTATAGTCCGAGATGGCCTTGGCCGGATGCTCTTCAACAGCCAGAAATCAGAATGAAAGTACCCCCAAGCATGAGGAGACCCCAGCAACAACCAGTGAATTTGATAAACCCTGCATTAAAAcgtaaatatacaaatgaaattaCTGTAAACATTGATTACTTTTGATTCCATTTGAGTTCAAGaaataaatgatgaaaaaataaaatcaaagaaaacagATAATTTAAAAGTATGGACAAAATAACAGGGTTTTTTCATatcttaaagaaaaaaaattcttttgatTCAAACTGCATTTTATAGAATTTCCAAAAAATGAAGTATTCAAGTCAAAACGATGTCTTATTAAtcatattttagtatatatagagTAAGGATACTAGTATCAATATTTCTGTAGTGACGTAGATCTTGTTAATTGATTATAACTAAGCAATGtgattattgttttatttttatttttcagtctGCAAACCCAGGGGAAGAAACACATTCACTTCGTGTCCAATCAGAAGGGAACAATGCAATGCGCCTTGTCATACTGGGGAAAGGTTTGCATGTACTGATAAATGCCATGTTTACTCGGAGTGCCAGGATAATGCCATATTTGTTCTGCGTTGCCAGAAGGGTTACAACTTCAATCCTGCGACCAAACGGTGCGATAAACATTACGTGTGCACCGTTCTCCCACCAAAACGGCAACCAACGTCATCAAGAAATCGTTTCCTTGGTAAATATCTCCCTCGTCTATAGTTTGTTGGCATGCTGTCGGTGTTCATGCTTTAGTGGACGTCTTATTTTAGAGTTGATGGTGTGGTGCATTTGAATTATGTATTAATCATTTCTGTTCCAATTCTTTGATGTAAAACGCTTTTCACGAGAAATTGTTTTTCTTGGTCAGGATTGCACAAATTTTGGTCGAGtattttaattttctgaaaCGGAATTTGACAACCTTTGGTTGACAGTAagatttaatttaaatgaaaattatttttattcaaaaataaaaattatgtgtgtatcatgggaaaatgtt from Pecten maximus chromosome 11, xPecMax1.1, whole genome shotgun sequence harbors:
- the LOC117337538 gene encoding uncharacterized protein LOC117337538 → MLCLRCVLLVFIGCLPCVIGQQFRRLPLDPWFAQCARKFYNRFNNVENCVGLTIKQYCTMSAEWNNMRTSKLSKKFLMRHPRALGYISNIKKAVGSETSKTRVKRQAEDIRVRKEYRMMTDEERSRFHRAIYKMKTTMEGDITRYEAFAAYHSGDTQFTAHGGCNFPGWHRIYLLMFEEALNIEEPGLGGIPYWDSTLDFYLGPFARNSIMWSGEFAGNGNGTVTQGSFAGPTSENDLMRNVGLSGQLLSEDDVKNITRRTRFGEICGNAEPESDIEFKHGPVHIFVDGQMGVIRTAALDPVFFLHHAFVDFIWEMFRENSESHGVDIETDYPQEFGDIFHAPDVRLDLEPSLFVIDSLQKRFKAGYRYAPRPTCDVELWTCHSKWLKCINHPTAGPRCVPILIGEEPVVISTTTTTTTTTTTTTTTPSTTSTTTTPSTTTTPTTTTPTTTTKRPDCPTLPPNPHPPYQPPRRDYDIDDGLRILPTQNTFGVNGDYDTDHWMYLPVRITVRRPNDYKAYRSYPVKKGKVQQGGNDVYSPQPPPTEGEKKAYNNIDPGQPKRYEHCQTSKSGAGVVYVQTDGISYEGKYIEYAVVDNRLAISVALAYVAVKDPKQGMSEVLFTAYDNCGRVCHPSCLNMDTRQYERCTGAMRITNPSYMYTNGSSYGESVEKVWKIGNECPQFKTDNIHLSFFCDYSPRWPWPDALQQPEIRMKVPPSMRRPQQQPVNLINPALKLCKPRGRNTFTSCPIRREQCNAPCHTGERFACTDKCHVYSECQDNAIFVLRCQKGYNFNPATKRCDKHYVCTVLPPKRQPTSSRNRFLELARLRRLRLRQQMNRSNTQSEPDPHAGNTRDPHPGLGRRTREQLNRSNRRDWRSRRQWGSRSG